From the genome of Candidatus Endomicrobium procryptotermitis:
CAGGACCGGTTGTAGCCTTGTGAATGGCTGGATTTGCCGGATTTACAAATTGTCCAGGTATAAACGAATTCGTCATAGATTTTGCAAGTTCTTCGGCTTTTGCAATTGCACCTTTCATTCCTTTTGCTCCTTCTGTCAGTACAAGTTCCGCACCATATGCTTTTAAAAGATTTCTGCGTTCAATGCTCATTGTCTCCGGCATTGTAAGAATAATTCTATATCCGCGCGAAGCTGCTACTGAAGCAAGTCCTATTCCTGTATTTCCGCTGGTAGGCTCAATAATAATGGAATCTTTGTTAAGCACCCCTTTTGTTTCTGCATCATCTATCATAGCTTTTGCTATCCTGTCTTTAACGCTGCCCGCAGGGTTAAAATATTCAAGTTTTCCAATTATTTCAGCATTAAGTCCATTTTTTTTCTCGTAGTTGATGAGCCTTAATAAAGGCGTTTTTCCTATCAAATCAGTCAGATTTTCATAAATTCTTGCCATATAATCCCTCCTGTTTTAATAATACATATATGAAAAATATGCATTTGTTGTATTATATATTATTTTTTTATTTATGTCAATATGCCAGCTCAACATGCTAATGTAACAGTTTGCCATTAGCCATTAAAATTGTCAAAGAAAAAATAAATAGCAAGACCTTGTGTCCATCAGCAGCTTGAATTTGTCTTAGATCGTCAATATCGTCAAAAATCGCATGCATTGACTTTTGTTTATGCACATTGTAAAATATTACTTTATAATATAGTATTTAAGGAGATAAAAAATGAGGATTTCCGCAAAAGCAAGATACGGACTTTCATCTATGATTTGCCTTGCGCAAAAATATAATACTGGAGAGTGTACTACAATAATAAGCCTATCAGAAAGATTAAAAATATCGAAAATATATTTGGAACAGGTTTTTTCATTATTAAAGCGCGCCAATCTGGTATCGTCAACAAAAGGTTCTCAGGGAGGATACCAGATTGTAGTCGTCCCTAAAAAAATATCCGTTTACGATATTCTTTCTTCCATAGAAGCAGCTTTATTTGAAAAAACAGGTAAAACTGTTGCTGAAAGCGACGAGGCCATAGAAAAAGCTATGCATCAGACAGTTTTTAAAAAACTTGACGAAAATATTAAAGAAGTCCTTTCAAAAATAACTCTCGCGGATTTGACAAATGAAACCGAAAAACAATCTTCAAAAGATGGATACATGTTTTATTTATAAAAAGTCGGAAGAATGGAAACTTGGAAGTTTAGAAAGCCGTTTTCTGCTAAACTTCTACTCTTTTTTATCTAACTTTTAACGGCGGAATCTATAGCGTCTTTAAATATTTCAAGCCCTCTGTCAAGCTGTGCTTCAGTGACTACAAGCGGACATAAAAATCTTATTACATTCCCATATGTTCCAGCATTTTCTATTATAAGTCCATTTTTTGTGGCAATCTGTACGATTTTATTGACGATTTCAGGATATGGTGTTTTATTTGCATCTTTTATGAATTCTATGCCTGCCATACAGCCGATGCCGCGCACATCGCCTATAACTGAAAATTCTCGTTTCCAGCTATTGAAAAAAGCATTGATTTTTTTTGAAATTTCTTCCGCTTTGGCGCATAGTCCATCCTTTTCAATAATTTTTATAACTTTTAACGCTGCGGCCACAGCCAATGCGTTTCCGCCGTAAGTTCCTCCGATAACACCGGGCAAAACATCATCTGCAATACTTTTACCGACAGTTACAGAGCCTAAAGGAAGACCTGCCGCTATAGATTTTGCACATGCGACTATATCCGGAGCTGCTCCCCATTCTTCCCAATAATTTGATACAAACATCTTCCCGCTGCGAGCAAAACCTGTTTGCACTTCATCGGCTACAAGAAGAATTCCATTATCATCGCATATTTTTCTTACAGCCTGCCCCCACTTTTTAGGAGCTGGAACAAAACCGCCTTCGCCTTGAACGGGCTCAAGCACTATTGCCGCTGTATATTGTGCCGGAGAGGACTCTTCGAAAACAGTTTTTAATCTTTCAATATAATAATCTATAGCTTCATCTTCGGTATATCCTTTTGGCCTCCTGTATATGTACGGAAATTCTGCTCGGTAAACGCCATCAGGCAAAGGACCCAATCCGTGATAATAAGCTTTTTTTGACGTCATTGCAGCTGTGAGCAAAGTCCGTCCGTGAAAAGCGCCAGAAAAAGCTATAATATTAGGACGCTTTGTCGCGCTTCTTGCGATTTTTACGGCATTTTCGACAGCTTCCGCTCCAGAATTTACAAATATGCTTTGTCTTGTACGCTCTTTAAGAGGAACTATTTTATTCAGCTTTTCCGCAAGCGCTATATATCCTTCATGCGTCACTATATTTACCATAGCATGAAAAAATTTATCTGACTGCTCTTTAACTGCGGCGACAATTTCGGGATTAGAATATCCTACATTTAAAACACCCACACCGCCAACCCAATCCAAAAAAATATTTCCATCAATATCTTCA
Proteins encoded in this window:
- the cysK gene encoding cysteine synthase A, with protein sequence MARIYENLTDLIGKTPLLRLINYEKKNGLNAEIIGKLEYFNPAGSVKDRIAKAMIDDAETKGVLNKDSIIIEPTSGNTGIGLASVAASRGYRIILTMPETMSIERRNLLKAYGAELVLTEGAKGMKGAIAKAEELAKSMTNSFIPGQFVNPANPAIHKATTGPEVWEDTDGKVDIFVSGIGTGGTISGAGEFLKSKNSDIKIIAVEPADSPVLSKGTPGPHKIQGIGAGFVPDTLNTKIYDEIITVSNADAFETGRAIAKDEGLLVGISSGAALFAATELAKRPENAGKKIVVILPDTGERYLSTPLFAEA
- a CDS encoding aspartate aminotransferase family protein, translated to MLSVQLPKIITSEIPGPKAKAVLKRKKAAVLNAVRTLYPCVIKRGEGAVFEDIDGNIFLDWVGGVGVLNVGYSNPEIVAAVKEQSDKFFHAMVNIVTHEGYIALAEKLNKIVPLKERTRQSIFVNSGAEAVENAVKIARSATKRPNIIAFSGAFHGRTLLTAAMTSKKAYYHGLGPLPDGVYRAEFPYIYRRPKGYTEDEAIDYYIERLKTVFEESSPAQYTAAIVLEPVQGEGGFVPAPKKWGQAVRKICDDNGILLVADEVQTGFARSGKMFVSNYWEEWGAAPDIVACAKSIAAGLPLGSVTVGKSIADDVLPGVIGGTYGGNALAVAAALKVIKIIEKDGLCAKAEEISKKINAFFNSWKREFSVIGDVRGIGCMAGIEFIKDANKTPYPEIVNKIVQIATKNGLIIENAGTYGNVIRFLCPLVVTEAQLDRGLEIFKDAIDSAVKS
- a CDS encoding Rrf2 family transcriptional regulator, coding for MRISAKARYGLSSMICLAQKYNTGECTTIISLSERLKISKIYLEQVFSLLKRANLVSSTKGSQGGYQIVVVPKKISVYDILSSIEAALFEKTGKTVAESDEAIEKAMHQTVFKKLDENIKEVLSKITLADLTNETEKQSSKDGYMFYL